ACTACCAGACCTGGCTGTGGGACTCATCCTGCTTGCTGGTTCTCTCCTAGTTCTCTGTATCTGCCTCATCCTCATCGTTAAGCTGCTGAACTCCATGCTGAGAGGCCAAGTGGCCTCCATCATAAAGAAGATCATCAACACAGGTCTCAGTCTCTTTATCCATCTTTACTCGTTTCCAGAGATtgaataattattgatattgtaCATTAAATAGACTGTTGCTAGTCAACTGAGAAACATAATGTCAGTGTCAGTGGACGTCTCTGTGTTGGTCTAGCACTTAGCATGTAGCTTCTTTATCATTAAACACATGATGACGGAACAACGGAAACAGAACCATCATGAATGATGACAACATTCACCTCAGAAGTGTTGATGAATCACTGAGACGGACATCAGCTTTTCACTTCGCATCGACAGCTGACTGAGCCACACTTTTTAACTGTTCATTAACGTTCGTTATCTGTGAtatggtttgtgttttattttgtgagcAGATTTTCCGTTTCCATTCAGATGGGTGACTGGTTACCTCGCCATCATAGTGGGAGCAGTGATGACCTTCATCGTCCAGAGCAGCTCGGTCTTCACCTCCGCCATCACACCTCTCGTAGGTCAGACATTATCTATTAAATGTTCTAACTAACGAttcgttttttttcctctgtcagGAATCCTGCACCagcttgttgttttatttttttatcatatcaATGAAGATAAAGTTTGTATAGAACacattttattcacttattacttttattattatttattactagtTATTATTACAGTTCATGGACTTCACTTATCTTTATCAGGAAATTAATAAAGTCAAACCTGATGAGAAAGTAACAACATTGTGCTATCTTAGCAAATTCTAAAACCTAATTCACTGCTAAcgtataatgtatgtgtgtgtgtatgtttgtgtgtttgtgtgtgtgtgtgtgtgtgtgtgtatgtgtgtgggtgtgtgggtgtgtgtgtgtgtaggtctcgGGGTGATTAGCATTGAGAGAGCGTACCCTCTGTCCCTGGGTTCTAACATCGGCACCACATCTACAGCCATACTAGCGGCTTTAGCTAGTCCAGGAGAAACGCTGACTAACTCACTACaggttacacacatacacacacacacacacacacacacacacacacacacacgcttatgGTATAGATGTACTTATTACCCTGTAATTATCCCCTCATCTGATAAGATTGTGCTGAACACTGTTCATCATaaacactgattacacactaaacacaaacacattctttttttctttcttttcctccttcaCTGAATGAAAGGAGATTTTGTCAATATCAGCATGTTATATTAGCGATCTAGCTTCTTTTATATTGAGTAGTTgcagtgaaattatttaaaactcCAGCCGTTGTTTAACactctgaaaaaaattaattaataaataaataatctctcCGTCTTTGCGGGATTGAGTGCAAAGGTTTGTGCTTCATAAAAAAGgggacttttatttatatataattatattattgatAATAAAGTTCTTATTGTTCTCTTTCCTGCAGATCGCTCTGGTCCATCTGTTCTTTAACATCTCGGGCATCGTGCTGTGGTACGTCCTGCCCTTCATGCGCGTCCCCATCAGAATGGCAAAGTCTCTCGGTCATGTGACCGCTCAATATCGCTGGTTCGCAGTATTCTACGTGCTgctctgcttcttcttcataCCTCTGCTGGTGTTCGGTCTGTCTCTGGCTGGCCTGACCGCTCTGCTCACCGTCCTCATCCCTGTGGCGTTCATCATTGTCACTGTCATCGTCATCAACTTCCTGCAGTCCCACTTTTCAGAGAGACTTCCTTCCTGTCTGCGCTCATGGGACTTCCTGCCTCTGTGGGCTCGATCTCTCGAACCTTGGGATCGAATAATCATGTCCATGTCTGcgtgttgctgctgctgctgtaccAAATGCTGCCAGGTTTCTGCGGGTGATGAGGAGACGGAGTCAGGCGGGAGGAAGATTTATGGAATGGAGATTCATGATAACCCAGCTCTGACCAATGACAGTGAAGAAACTGTGAAAACCCCGCCCACTTCAGTTATTCTTAATGTGACAGCGTTATAGAAATAGTTATTAATGTACTATTACTTAATTATAACACttttattacttaattattacacattaattaTGGGATTATAgaatattagtgttattataaCATATCGAGCCTGACTGGATCAAGCAAATATTAAATTTAtgagtgttatttatattttataagccttttatatagagagagattacTATAAAAGATCAGTTTGGATATTTCTAC
The Tachysurus fulvidraco isolate hzauxx_2018 chromosome 7, HZAU_PFXX_2.0, whole genome shotgun sequence DNA segment above includes these coding regions:
- the slc34a2a gene encoding solute carrier family 34 member 2a; protein product: MKDRSASIPPAVSTVALIGDDVRTDEDVWDAVDLEDTGITWADLDSKGRVLRVLVSVVKLVLLLGLLYSFVCSLDVLSSAFQLVGGKAAGDIFQENQVLSNPLAGLVIGVLVTLLVQSSSTSSSIVVSMVSSGLLQVSTAVPIIMGTNIGTSVTNTVVAMTQAGDRNKFRRAFAGATVHDFFNWLSVLVLLPLEVATSYLYRLTELIVSSFHIESGENAPALLNVITDPLTHSIIQLDESVISGIAVGDQDARNKSLIKTWCQTYTNTSLQNVSVVNCTANGTPCWEWKNISQTINIQKCGHIFVDTTLPDLAVGLILLAGSLLVLCICLILIVKLLNSMLRGQVASIIKKIINTDFPFPFRWVTGYLAIIVGAVMTFIVQSSSVFTSAITPLVGLGVISIERAYPLSLGSNIGTTSTAILAALASPGETLTNSLQIALVHLFFNISGIVLWYVLPFMRVPIRMAKSLGHVTAQYRWFAVFYVLLCFFFIPLLVFGLSLAGLTALLTVLIPVAFIIVTVIVINFLQSHFSERLPSCLRSWDFLPLWARSLEPWDRIIMSMSACCCCCCTKCCQVSAGDEETESGGRKIYGMEIHDNPALTNDSEETVKTPPTSVILNVTAL